Within the Flavobacterium sp. 9R genome, the region TAGCATCTGGAACTCTTCCTGTTCCAATTGTACTTACAATTTCAAAAGTTTTCATATCAATCACTTCAATTTTATTAGCATTGGAGTTGGAAACGAAAGCATACAATCCGTTAGGATGCATTACGATATTCACAGGACGTGGTGTATGATAAAGTAGTATCTCTACTAATGTTGTTTTCCCGTGAAATACAATGGTCTTTATCTTCTTTTTTATTTTTTGATTATACACATATACAGTACCTTCTATTGCATTGGCTACTAAACAATACTTCCCGTCTGTTGAGAATTTAAGCTTTAATGGGTCATCACCTGTTTTCAAAGTATGGGTAACTTTATAAGTCGAGGTATTTATTACCGAAATAGTATTCTCTTTATTATTGGTAACCCATAATTCAGAGCCATCAGGAGTTATATCGATGCCTTTTCTTCCTAACCCACAAGGAATAACCTTAATCACTTTATTGAGATGTAAGTCGATAACACTCACTGAACTTGAACCTATGTTCGTTACATAAGCAATGGCTTTACTTGGGTGCAACACTATAAGATGACTCTTTTTTTGTTGGGTTTGTATTTTTCTTTCAATACTATCGGTATCAATATTAATTACTAATAATGTATTAGTTACATAATCAATCACACCAACTTTATTGGGTTCTGGAAAAGCTACAATCCCATTAACTTTTATATTGTCATCTAAGTCTATAGTTTTTTCTACTTCGTTCTTTTTGGCATCTATGATTTTCAAAATATTACCATCACTAGACCCGTAATTTGTAAGCACTACTCTTTTCTCATCCGAAGTTACAACTGCTTCGTGAGATAAGATGTCAATAGGAATTTCCTTTATTTCTTTTCCCGTAAATAAATCAAATACGTGAACACTCTCGCCAACCTTACTCACAATGTATAATTTCCCTGTGGTTTGTATGGTATACGATGGTAATCTAGCAATAAAACGTGCCGCTTGAAAGCAAATAAATACAATTGCAAACGATAAAATCCAATATTTTGCTTTCTTACTTATCATAACTAAAACTAGATTATAATTGCTAAACCGTCTGGCATATTTCCAACTTTGATACTACTGCTAATTGTAAAATTTTGCATATCAATAAGTTCAACTCTACCAGCGGTGAGATTCGATACAAAGGCATACAATCCGTTGGGATGCATTAGTATACCAACTGGTCGAGGAGTCCGGTAGATGATTTTTTCGAAAACATTTTTATTACCTGGAATAACTATGGTTTTAAAAAGCTTCTTTGATTGGGTATCAAAAACTGAAATTGTCCCCTCACTAGCATTAGCAACCAAACCATATTTTCCGTCAATTGAAAATTTTACTCTTAAGGGCTCTTTTCCTGTTGCCAATCTAGTCGTTTCTTTATAAGTTAAAGTATTGATAACCAAAACGTAATTCTCTTTGTTATTTGAAACCCATAGTTCTGAGCCATCTTGAGTAACATCAATGCCTTCTGCGCTCTTTCCGCAAGGGATAATTTGAACAACTTTATTATTTTCAATATCAATTACACTTACAGAACCAGAGCTAATATTGGTCACATAAACAATAGGCTTAAAGGGATGTTTAACCAATAAATGACTGACTTTTTGTTGAGTGGCAATCTGTTTTTCTACTTTTCCTGTTTCAATATTGACTACTGATAAATTATTGCCATCATCTGACACAACAGCAACTTTGTTAGGATTTTGCAAAGTAATAATACCGTGAGGACTAGCATTCTTATTACCCAAATCAATTGTCTTTATTATAGTATTCTTCTCTGCATCAATGACTGTGATGCTTTTCCCCTTTGCATCAATAGCGCCATAATTTGTAACCACTATGCTGTTCGGGTTGGTTACTACTGTTGCTTCGTGTGGCTCAATTGCAATGGGCAACTCCTTTATTTCCTCCCCTTTTTGTAAATCAAAAACAGTAATGCTTCGGCTTGCTTTATTGACAACATATAATTTCCCTTCCGTTTTTATGGAATATTTGGGCTGTTTTATGACATATACCATTCCAAATACTAGACAAATCAAGCCCAACAGGAGTACTATTTTTTTGAAAAAACTCATAACTTGTTAGATTTAAATTGCTCCATTGCATATCGGCACGCTCGTACGGTAAGCGCCATATAAGTTAAAGAAGGGTTTTGGCAAGCCGATGACGTCATACAACTACCATCAGTAATGAATACATTTTTCACATCGTGCATTTGATTGTATTTGTTCAGAACAGAAGTTTTGGGGTCATTTCCCATTCTTGCCGTTCCCATTTCGTGCACTGCTGAGCCAGGAGGCGGACTTGTTCTATAACTTCCTACATTTTTGAACCCCGCTTTGGTTAAAATTTCCTCACTCGATTTGGTCATATGTTCCATCATTGCTAATTCATTATCACCATATTTAAAATGGACCTTAACCAATGGCAATCCCCATTGGTCTAGATTCTGGGTGTCAAGAGAAATTTTATTTTCATAATTTGGCAGTACTTCCCCTCGACCACCAAGAGAAACCGTCCATTTTCCAGGAGTTTGCAGTTGTGTTTTTAGAGAAGCGCCAAAACCTTGTGTGGGTTTTGATTCCCAATTTTCTCGCTCACCTTTTCCTTGAATTCCATATCCTCTGACAAAATCAGGGATTTGCGTTTGCTTATTGATGTTTTGAAATCTTGGAATATAAATGGTTCCAGGCGACCTTCCTTCGTAATATTTATCCAACAATCCATCAAAAGTTCCGTAGGTGCCTTCATTGACGATATGGTCCATTAAATTGTGTCCGACTTGTTGGCTTGAATTCCCTAATCCATTAGGAAAAGAGGGCGAAACAGAATTCAACAAGATAGCAGCTGTGGCAATTGCCGAGGCGTTTAAGAAAATTAGTTTAGCGTAGAACGTGTGCTCTTGTTTTGACAGCGCATCAATAATTTTTATCCCAATGGCTCTTTTAGTATTGGCATCATACAGCACTTCTTTCACAATAGAATTCGCTCTTAAAGTCAAATTCCCTGTATTTTGTGCATCTAACAATGTTGCAGAGTTACTACTGAAATAGCCTGCAAAAGGACAACCTCGGCTGCATAAATTGCGATACATACAAGGTCCTCTTCCTTTTTTTGGTTGCGTTAAATTTGCTACTCTACCATTTATAATCACTCTATCGGAATAATGCTCTTTTACTTTTTCTTTTAAATGCTGTTCTATCGCATTCATCGGTATCGGTGGCAAAAAAACACCATCTGGCAAATGAGATATAGATTCTGAACTTCCGCTAATACCTACATAATCTTCAACATAGTCGTACCATTGAGCCAAATCTGCATAGCGTATAGGCCAATCGACTCCATAACCGTCTTTTTTATTGGCTTCAAAATCCAAATCTGAAAGACGATAGCTTTGTCGACCCCAAGTTAGGGAACGACCACCAACTTGATAGCCTCTAATCCACTTAAATGGGTCCACCTGAATATAGGGATGCTCTTTGTCATTGACATAAAAATGCTTGTCGGTGGCGTTACAATGACTGCTTTGCACAGGTCGCTCCTCGAGTTCTTCATTTGTTAGATGCTTTCTATTTTTAAAATCCCAAGGATTCAGAAAAGCAGTGGTGTAGCCCGTTACGTGTTCAACTTGTCCGCCTCTTTCTAACACCAAGGTTTTTAAGCCGCCCTCTGTGAGCTCTTTCGCTGCCCATCCGCCACTGATTCCTGACCCTACAACAATAGCATCAAAGGTGTTTGTTTCTGTTTGGTTTTTCATACTATAGCTATTTTGTTGCCCAAGCTTTTTGGTTGGGTTGTATGATGGTGATTGCTTTATATCTTGCAGGAATAGGTTCGTACACTAAATGTTTTGTCGCTCCTAGTTCTGACGTACAATATCCTTCTACAGTTAATGCTTTTAAAATGGTATAAAAAGGACGACCCGATATTTTATTTCTAATTTTAGAAAACAAACCCGAACCTTCGTAAGTACTATCCAAATCCTTTACGATTGCTATTTGTTGTTGTGGCGTGCATTTTTCAAAAGGGAAGCCGTAGGTATCCAAACACGTTTCTTGGAGGTCATTTAATCCGTTAAAGAAATTAGTATATTCTTTTTTCGAAGAACACGATTCCATATAGTCAATAATAAAATCCTGAACGTTAGCTTCTTTTGCTCCTGGAGTTTCGGTAGCAGGAATAATCACATCGACTAAGGCTGCAATTAAATTCTTGTAATTAGGGAGTTGTCCTCTATTGGATTTCGCATAAAAAAAATGAATTCCCGTATAGGAAGCAATCCCAATTCCAGTGAGGGCTAAAATTCCGCCGATAGCTTTTCTTCTATTCATAATTTTATTTTTTTTGAAGTGAAATCTAATGGTTTACAAATTGCATTCGGTACTAACTCGCTCGTTGTGCTCTTTCCCAGTTTACCGATTGTGATTTTTTCATATATCTAAAAAAGCCCAAAACCACGCATACATTCATTATAAAAAAGTAATACGGCACAAACAAAATCTTGATTCTGGTTTCTCTATTTTCTAAAAACCAACCCAACAAGGCAAGGGCATAAAAAAGCAACTGCAACCAAAACAAGGTGGAATACAAACCAAAAGAGAAAATCCCTTCGTTGATGGCTAATATTGACAAAACAGGAATAAGAAGAATGAGGCATAAAGGAGTTAAACTCCAACGTAAAACGCGATGCGATATGTATTGAAAGGAAAGTGTTCCGTATTTAAAAACATTCAGCAAAGAACGAAGTCGCACAATAGATTGAATGCCTCCCGCAGAGATTCTAACTTTGCGTTTAAATTCTTCTTTCACATTGGCCGAAGCGGTTTCGATAGCATAGGCTTCAGGGTCATATTGAATGGTATAGCCTTCTTGAGCAACTCTTAGTGATATGATAAAATCATCCAATAAAGTGTCTTTTTCAACGTGGCGGTATAAGGCTGTTCGGATAGCAAAAAGTTCTCCCGCTGCTCCTACCACTGAGTACAATTCGGCATCCCATTTTTTCAATGCCGATTCATATTTCCAATAAATACCCTCGCCTGCACCAGAGGCGACATCGCTTTCTTTGTCAACAATTCGTTTTTCACCAGAAACGCAACCCACCTTTGGATTGCTAAACAAGTTTACGATGCGTCTAATGGATTCTTTCCCGAGATTGGTATTGGCATCACTAAAAATAACAATGGGAGTTTTCACAAAATCCATCCCTCGATTCATTGCTCCAATTTTACCATTGCGCTCATCTAAATGATAGACTGTTGTGTTTGGGTATCCTTTCAATAATTCAGGAGTGCCATCATCGGAACCATCGGTAACCCAAACGATATTGATTTTTTCTTTAGGATAGTCGAGTTCTAAGGTGTTTTTCATTTTAGCAGCTACATAATCCTTTTCATTGTAAGCCGCAATAAACAAGGTCACTTCGGGTTCATAGGAAAGGTCAATTTCTAGCTTTTCACCCATCTTAAAAAACCGTCTGATTTTTATAATTGCATACAACAAAATGCCATAACCTACATAGGTGTAGACTATCACCGATAGCAAAATCCAGAATAGTATCTTTAGTGTTATCATTTTTACTTGCTTAAAATTTATACTAGCGCTAGACCTTTTCCCATATTTCTTTTTCAGGATTGTATTGTTTCAATATTCGTGCTGGATTCCCTACAGCGACAGCATAGTTTGGAATATCTTTTGTGACCACGCTACCTGCTGCGACTACACAATTTTTACCAATGGTTACTCCTGCCAAAACCACCACGTTGGCACCAATCCAAGTGCCATCTCCAATAGTTATGGGTGCTGTAGAAACACCCTGAATATGAATGGGACGATTGACATCTTCATAGTTATGGTTCAAGCCCGAAAGGGTAATGTTTTGCGCCAATCGTACATCATTTCCAACGGTAACTGGACCAATAATGGTGTTGCTGAGTCCTATTTTGGTCCTATCTCCAATAATTACTGGACCCACACCATTGTTTATGGCTGAAAAATCTTCGATAGTAGAGTCCTCTCCAAGTTCAAATTTATTCCACGGAACGACGTCCAATCTTGTTTGATATCTTATTATAGCTCCTTTTCCTTTTTTATGATAAAAAGGATTTACGAACCACTTAATCCATAGTCTAGGTCTTGTTTGCTTTGGAATAAGTATGGACCAATGAACCAGTTTTTTCAATTTTTCATTGGATTTTATTTTTTCTTTCAATCCCATTGTATCCTGTGTTTGGTTGCTTTAATTATTCCTTGATAGATGGCACTAACATTGTTTTCCCAAGTATGACTTTTGGCAAAATTGGCTCTTTGTTCAGCCAAAGTTTTTGAGTTTTCTTCCAAAGCTTTTTCGGTTAAAGTAATGTACTCTTCATTTGAAGAAGCCAGATACACATACTCACGAAACATTTCCATTGCTTTGGTTTGCGTTGCAATAACTGGTTTTCCCATAGCAAGGTATTCATCGATTTTTCTTGGATAATTGCCAATCGTTAAGTTATTGGTCAACTGCGGATTGATGGCTACATCAAAACCTTTTACATAAGCTGGAAGTTCTGAGCCATCTTTACTCCCAAAAAAATACACATTTGGCAATTGATGCAATTTTGATTTTTTAAAATCATCGTCTTCTGGCCCTACGAGAACAATGCTCCAGTTTTTTCTTTGCTCGGCTATATATTCAAGTAAATTGATATCTAACCTTAAACTGGTAAGCGACCCCACATAGCCAATAATTGGCGAGGGTACATCTTTGAATTCTGCTGGTACTTGTATCGTACCCTCATCGTCACTAAAGTGAGAGACATCGCAACCTTGTCCAACCATATAACTATAAGCCGTGTATTGTAAACCAAAATCTGCAAAAAAATCAGAATTCGTCAATAAAACATCTGCTTGTTGTATCACTTCGGGTTCCATTTGTTCTCCGTGTTTTTGCCAATAAGGTACTTTCACCAAATAATCTCGCATATAATAAGCATAGACTTTGGGCTGTAAAAATTCCTTCAAATGTCTTCCTAAAAACATCGAACTGTCATTAAAGAGAATGACATCTTTAAAATTCAATCGCTTGGCCGCCGATTTGATATCTTCTGAAAATAATCGGGCATTTCTCCTGTTCAACATTCTAAAAACACTATCAATAGGCAACCAATTAATGGATTCGACACTGTTTTTGGGGTATAAATTCCACAGATTGTTACCAATCTCGTATAAATCAGGCTCGAGACCTTTTTTGATTCTGATTCGTTTTTGAATTTTTTCTTTATGCTTGTCTTTTCTCATTGTAGCTCTATCCATAGGCGGATTTACATATAAAACCCGATTGTGTTTGGCAAACTCCAACGCTATATTCTTGCAATTACTACCTATTTCAATATCCCAGGCTTGTATGCCTACCACTATTATATCTTTACCTTTTATCATTGTCTAGATTTTTTTGAATGTTCGATATGGATGGTTTCATAAAGTTTCAAATACTCTTTGGCCATATTTTTCCAAGAAAACTGTTTACTGCGCTCCAAGCCTTTCTCACAAAGCGATTGGCGATAGGCTTCATTATTTAGAATGGTGATGAGTCCATCTGTAATTTCTTCTGGTTGAAACGGATTGACAATATGGGCAGCATCTTCTGCAATTTCAGGCATTGATGAAGTGTTTGATGTAATAACAGGCACGTTACACGACATCGCTTCCAGCATAGGAATCCCAAAACTTTCCCGTAGTGATGGATACAAAAAGATATCGCATTGAGAATAAATAGCTGGCAAATCAGTATTGATTACGTAGCCCGTCAAAACAATTTGATGGATGAGATTGGGGTCGTTAATTTCATTCAACAAACTGTTCAGTTCTGTTTTATCATAATCTAACATTACGAGTTTATGATTTGAGGCTGTATGTTTTAAAAAATCGGAAAAAGCTTTTAGTGTTCCTTTTGTGTTCTTTTTAGGGTCTGTATTACCCAGAAAAAAGAAAAATTGGTCTGGTAAATTGTATTTTTCTTTAACCCGTTTGAGTTCTTCTCTATTGGTAATGGGTTTAAAATGCTCGCTTACCCCATTATAAATAGCCCCTAGTTTTGTATCGTCTTTTATTCCAAAGAACTCCCCAATTCTGTTTTTTTCAAAGTGAGAAACAGTAATCACTTTTTTGCTCTTCTTCACTATACGAGGCACTACCAATTTTCTGTATATATTTCCAAATTTTTGATAAGTACTCGCACTACTTCTCAGTATTGTCAAATAACTACTTTCCATATAAATAATGTCGTGAAGAATCGTTATCAGCGGAATAGACGTAAAAAAAGGTGCGGTATTGCTAGTACAGTGCAAGATATCACAACCATATTTTTTGGCAGCATTGGGCAAAGCAATTTGCTCCCAAGTTGGATACGGTCCACCATTCAATTCAACAATCGTAAAGTTCGAAGTTGCTTTAAGAGCAGAGGAATCTTCATCTGGTTTTACAAAAATGAAATACTCATTTATATGGTCTAGCTCTTGAAGGTTCTTGATTAATTCTAAAGCTACCATATCCATTCCGTGCTTCTTTTTACGAAAAAGGCGTTGCCCTTCTATACCTATTTTCATACTGCTACTTTTTTAATTGATTGAACTGAAAAATACCCTATGAGCTGATTTTTAATTGTGGTATACACCACCACTTCTATGACATAAGAGAACAAGAACATCACCATAATATAAAGTGAATATTCTACTATTTTATCGTTTATAAATTTTAAGTAAGTAGCCTCGACAACTAGGTAATGATGAGAAATATAGATTACATAAGAAAAAGGTGCGAAGTACTTGAATACACCAAAAATAGTATTGAAACCAAACCAATTGTATGCATTCCAAATCAGAGCAGTAAGCAGTACTAAAAACGCAAAAACAAAATGCCGTAATTCTACGATAGGATACGCCACTAGTGGGTAGCTATAGACTTTTGTGTATGAAAAATTCAAGTATACATTCAGTACCAATACTGCAATGACAATTGCTAAAACACCAATATAAGAACTTACAGCTTTGAAACTAAAGGAACCGCCTTTTATATAAATTGAGGCAAATTCTACTCCAATCCACCAAATTCCAAAATACATTACAATTCTATTTAGAATAAAAGGATAAACGACATACGAAACAGTTGCTATAAGAATACTACTGCTTACCCAAAACGATTTTTTTTCGGGACGAATGTATTTTGTAAGCGCAAAAAAGAGCATATAAAACCACCATTCATACGATAAGGACCAAAGCAATCCGTTACCCATATAGGTTGGTACAATTACATTGGGCTTCAGAGAAATCACATCTTGTAGCATAAAAATATTACCCCACAAAGTGCTCCATTCTGGGTCGGCTAAATTTCCAGTGGCATAACATTTTAAAAAATAGCCCATCAAAAAGATGAAAAAGAGAGGCACATAAATTCGTAAAAAACGACGTCCAAAATAGTTTCGAAACGATTTATCTTCTGATTTTTCCCAAGAATACTTGATTACAAATCCACTTAAAACAAAAAATAAAATAACCGCTTCTGACCCAAAACGAAAAAGAAAGCCCAAATTTATTCCAAATAGATTTATCTTTTGCGGCAGCACGTGAAAAAGCATCACATATAATGCGCTAAAACCACGAATGGCTTCGAGTTTTTCTAAACGATTATATTTTTCTGATGTTTCCATAGTTTTTTTGAAACAACTTATTGAATTACAACAACTTTATTTTGAAGAGCTTGATGTATGTTGCGTATGTATAAATGTTTTATTGGCTCCTTTTATTTTTAGTAGAGACAACAACATCATCAACATTCCTTTTGGCAAACTCATTAATGCTTTTAAAGTTTTGCGATTGTAAAAGGATTTTGGCACAGAGAAAACAAAAGACAACACACAAGCAATTAGTAAAACCACCCAATACTTCGAATACGCTTTTGGGTTGTCTAACCAATAGTTCAGCAGAACAAAACTAGCGCTGCACAATATAACGGCTCCGAGCAATAATATCCTAGGAGGCTGAATAAATTGAATTGCCTTGTCGAAATAATCGACATTGCCTTTGAGTAATAAATGTTTAGTGGCAGTCAAAATATCTTTCTTAAAGTAATGCAATTGTGCGGACAACCATCGGCGACGTTGATTGCCAAACACTTCAGCTTTTTGAATTTTTTCATCAAAAACTATGGCATCATTGAGGTATACAATGGTATGTCCCTCTTTTAGCATTTTGAGTTCAATTTCTTTATCAAATCCACCAACGGCGGTAGCGCTTGCCATAAGGGTTTTAAAATAATTATATTGAAAAGCCATTCCAGAACCAATTATTGCAGAAGATAATCCTAAAACACGATGCCCTTTTCTGAAAATGTTATTATTGATTTCTTCGCTAATAGCATCTAAAATAGCCCAAGAATTGTTCGTGTTTTTGGCTGTTCGATGGCCTTGCACGGCAGTGAATCCAGATTCAAATGCTGCATTTACTTGCTTCAAAAAGTCATTTGCCATCACATTATCAGCATCTAAAACCACTGCTATATCATAATCCCTTTCGAGAGTTGCCATAGCTTTATTCAACGCTTTGGATTTTGTGCTTTTTTCAAAACTTACCTCAATAACGATTATGGGTAACGTTTTTAAGGCTGAAATTGTTTCTTCTTGAAAAGAATCTGCAATGATTACCACATCATAATGCGTAGACGGATACTCTTGTTGCAAAGCCGCATTGGCCACTTCTACAATTACTTCATCTTCTTTGTAACCTGGAATAAGCACAGCAATTTTCTTTATATTTCCGTTATCGGAATATTTTTGTTGTTTATAAAATAAGCTTGCTATTGAAAACAGTAAAATATATAAGGTTGCAAAACCCAAAAGGAGTAGCAAAACAATTTGTATGATATTAAATAGAAGCATAATTTAAATTTTTAATTAAAAATTGTTGGTGCTTTATTCATTTACTTATTTGAACTTTCTCAGTACATCTCTCGCTTTTAAAGCGTATTTTCTCAAGAAAGGAAGGTGCTTACCACTTTTAAGATTGTACATAAAAGATTCCGATTCGAATATCATTTCGAAATTAGCGGTACATAAAACGGGCTTTTTGGACAACCTATTGATTTCTACAGCCTGATGGTATTCGCTTTCAACAAAAAGCACATAAGGTTTTGCTAAGTAGGCTTTTGCCTTATGGTCGCCGTGACTGTTGGCTCGCTGTCTGGCTTCCATATTGGGTAAATCCAGCATAACCAATTCATTATATTTGATATTGTTTGCAGCTAACCAAGTTTCGGTTTCTTTGCGGTATTTCTCTAGTCGTGAGGTAACAATTGTACCAATCTTGCTTCCTGGAATAAACAATGGTGGGGCATTCAAAATAAAATCGATGTATTTTTCTCCATCGTCATTTTGTTCTGGCAAAGGATCTGCACACAAAACCCCATCAATGTCAAAGCAGGCTTTCTCTAGAGTGGTATGATTGAGAATATTCCACTGAAAATACCTTGGCAAAGGCACCACTTCAAAGAAATAATCGACCATTTTTTCTTTTCCTGGAATGACATAAACGGCACAATATTTTATATTGAATTGATCCTTGAGATGTTCCAAGCTTTCTTTAACCTCAACCATAGCAGCTCCCGAGGCAATACTATCATCGACCACAAGTATTTTTTTAAATTCAGAAATATCAAAAAACTGGCTTCTGGCACCTGCTTTATAAATATGCCCATTCAAAAAAGAATGAATATCTGTATAAGGCCTATTGAGATACAAAGCCAATAAATTTGCTGGTAGCATTCCACTTCTCGGAACACCAACAATCAAATCAAAATCACGAGGAATGATACTTAATCGCTGAAGTATGATATTATTTAAATCTTTCACATTTCTATAGTACATAGCTTTTTGGGTTTAATGATTGATTAGTTAAGCTTTACATAGTAATTTCAATTTTATACATTTTGTGCCGTACGCAACTCAAGTTCTTCTTTTTGTTGGTCGGCTTCAAAAATCTCTGGATTCGATATAATCGCCATAGTTGCATATATGAGCAAGGCTGTTGGCATTTGTCCCAAAACAGCATTGCCATAAGAAGCTGCCATAA harbors:
- a CDS encoding gluconate 2-dehydrogenase subunit 3 family protein; translated protein: MNRRKAIGGILALTGIGIASYTGIHFFYAKSNRGQLPNYKNLIAALVDVIIPATETPGAKEANVQDFIIDYMESCSSKKEYTNFFNGLNDLQETCLDTYGFPFEKCTPQQQIAIVKDLDSTYEGSGLFSKIRNKISGRPFYTILKALTVEGYCTSELGATKHLVYEPIPARYKAITIIQPNQKAWATK
- a CDS encoding glycosyltransferase family 1 protein, which codes for MKIGIEGQRLFRKKKHGMDMVALELIKNLQELDHINEYFIFVKPDEDSSALKATSNFTIVELNGGPYPTWEQIALPNAAKKYGCDILHCTSNTAPFFTSIPLITILHDIIYMESSYLTILRSSASTYQKFGNIYRKLVVPRIVKKSKKVITVSHFEKNRIGEFFGIKDDTKLGAIYNGVSEHFKPITNREELKRVKEKYNLPDQFFFFLGNTDPKKNTKGTLKAFSDFLKHTASNHKLVMLDYDKTELNSLLNEINDPNLIHQIVLTGYVINTDLPAIYSQCDIFLYPSLRESFGIPMLEAMSCNVPVITSNTSSMPEIAEDAAHIVNPFQPEEITDGLITILNNEAYRQSLCEKGLERSKQFSWKNMAKEYLKLYETIHIEHSKKSRQ
- a CDS encoding DapH/DapD/GlmU-related protein, whose product is MGLKEKIKSNEKLKKLVHWSILIPKQTRPRLWIKWFVNPFYHKKGKGAIIRYQTRLDVVPWNKFELGEDSTIEDFSAINNGVGPVIIGDRTKIGLSNTIIGPVTVGNDVRLAQNITLSGLNHNYEDVNRPIHIQGVSTAPITIGDGTWIGANVVVLAGVTIGKNCVVAAGSVVTKDIPNYAVAVGNPARILKQYNPEKEIWEKV
- a CDS encoding YncE family protein encodes the protein MISKKAKYWILSFAIVFICFQAARFIARLPSYTIQTTGKLYIVSKVGESVHVFDLFTGKEIKEIPIDILSHEAVVTSDEKRVVLTNYGSSDGNILKIIDAKKNEVEKTIDLDDNIKVNGIVAFPEPNKVGVIDYVTNTLLVINIDTDSIERKIQTQQKKSHLIVLHPSKAIAYVTNIGSSSVSVIDLHLNKVIKVIPCGLGRKGIDITPDGSELWVTNNKENTISVINTSTYKVTHTLKTGDDPLKLKFSTDGKYCLVANAIEGTVYVYNQKIKKKIKTIVFHGKTTLVEILLYHTPRPVNIVMHPNGLYAFVSNSNANKIEVIDMKTFEIVSTIGTGRVPDAIAFIN
- a CDS encoding acyltransferase, whose amino-acid sequence is METSEKYNRLEKLEAIRGFSALYVMLFHVLPQKINLFGINLGFLFRFGSEAVILFFVLSGFVIKYSWEKSEDKSFRNYFGRRFLRIYVPLFFIFLMGYFLKCYATGNLADPEWSTLWGNIFMLQDVISLKPNVIVPTYMGNGLLWSLSYEWWFYMLFFALTKYIRPEKKSFWVSSSILIATVSYVVYPFILNRIVMYFGIWWIGVEFASIYIKGGSFSFKAVSSYIGVLAIVIAVLVLNVYLNFSYTKVYSYPLVAYPIVELRHFVFAFLVLLTALIWNAYNWFGFNTIFGVFKYFAPFSYVIYISHHYLVVEATYLKFINDKIVEYSLYIMVMFLFSYVIEVVVYTTIKNQLIGYFSVQSIKKVAV
- a CDS encoding FAD-dependent oxidoreductase, with translation MKNQTETNTFDAIVVGSGISGGWAAKELTEGGLKTLVLERGGQVEHVTGYTTAFLNPWDFKNRKHLTNEELEERPVQSSHCNATDKHFYVNDKEHPYIQVDPFKWIRGYQVGGRSLTWGRQSYRLSDLDFEANKKDGYGVDWPIRYADLAQWYDYVEDYVGISGSSESISHLPDGVFLPPIPMNAIEQHLKEKVKEHYSDRVIINGRVANLTQPKKGRGPCMYRNLCSRGCPFAGYFSSNSATLLDAQNTGNLTLRANSIVKEVLYDANTKRAIGIKIIDALSKQEHTFYAKLIFLNASAIATAAILLNSVSPSFPNGLGNSSQQVGHNLMDHIVNEGTYGTFDGLLDKYYEGRSPGTIYIPRFQNINKQTQIPDFVRGYGIQGKGERENWESKPTQGFGASLKTQLQTPGKWTVSLGGRGEVLPNYENKISLDTQNLDQWGLPLVKVHFKYGDNELAMMEHMTKSSEEILTKAGFKNVGSYRTSPPPGSAVHEMGTARMGNDPKTSVLNKYNQMHDVKNVFITDGSCMTSSACQNPSLTYMALTVRACRYAMEQFKSNKL
- a CDS encoding glycosyltransferase; amino-acid sequence: MIKGKDIIVVGIQAWDIEIGSNCKNIALEFAKHNRVLYVNPPMDRATMRKDKHKEKIQKRIRIKKGLEPDLYEIGNNLWNLYPKNSVESINWLPIDSVFRMLNRRNARLFSEDIKSAAKRLNFKDVILFNDSSMFLGRHLKEFLQPKVYAYYMRDYLVKVPYWQKHGEQMEPEVIQQADVLLTNSDFFADFGLQYTAYSYMVGQGCDVSHFSDDEGTIQVPAEFKDVPSPIIGYVGSLTSLRLDINLLEYIAEQRKNWSIVLVGPEDDDFKKSKLHQLPNVYFFGSKDGSELPAYVKGFDVAINPQLTNNLTIGNYPRKIDEYLAMGKPVIATQTKAMEMFREYVYLASSNEEYITLTEKALEENSKTLAEQRANFAKSHTWENNVSAIYQGIIKATKHRIQWD
- a CDS encoding glycosyltransferase family 2 protein; its protein translation is MLLFNIIQIVLLLLLGFATLYILLFSIASLFYKQQKYSDNGNIKKIAVLIPGYKEDEVIVEVANAALQQEYPSTHYDVVIIADSFQEETISALKTLPIIVIEVSFEKSTKSKALNKAMATLERDYDIAVVLDADNVMANDFLKQVNAAFESGFTAVQGHRTAKNTNNSWAILDAISEEINNNIFRKGHRVLGLSSAIIGSGMAFQYNYFKTLMASATAVGGFDKEIELKMLKEGHTIVYLNDAIVFDEKIQKAEVFGNQRRRWLSAQLHYFKKDILTATKHLLLKGNVDYFDKAIQFIQPPRILLLGAVILCSASFVLLNYWLDNPKAYSKYWVVLLIACVLSFVFSVPKSFYNRKTLKALMSLPKGMLMMLLSLLKIKGANKTFIHTQHTSSSSK
- a CDS encoding glycosyltransferase family 2 protein, giving the protein MITLKILFWILLSVIVYTYVGYGILLYAIIKIRRFFKMGEKLEIDLSYEPEVTLFIAAYNEKDYVAAKMKNTLELDYPKEKINIVWVTDGSDDGTPELLKGYPNTTVYHLDERNGKIGAMNRGMDFVKTPIVIFSDANTNLGKESIRRIVNLFSNPKVGCVSGEKRIVDKESDVASGAGEGIYWKYESALKKWDAELYSVVGAAGELFAIRTALYRHVEKDTLLDDFIISLRVAQEGYTIQYDPEAYAIETASANVKEEFKRKVRISAGGIQSIVRLRSLLNVFKYGTLSFQYISHRVLRWSLTPLCLILLIPVLSILAINEGIFSFGLYSTLFWLQLLFYALALLGWFLENRETRIKILFVPYYFFIMNVCVVLGFFRYMKKSQSVNWERAQRAS